Proteins encoded in a region of the Colius striatus isolate bColStr4 chromosome 18, bColStr4.1.hap1, whole genome shotgun sequence genome:
- the AANAT gene encoding serotonin N-acetyltransferase has product MLALSSVPFLKPISLKPPRSSPGGQRRHTLPASEFRCLSPEDAVSVFEIEREAFISVSGACPLRLDEIRHFLSLCPELSLGWFEEGRLVAFIIGSLWDQERLSQAALTLHRPRGTAVHIHVLAVHRGARQQGKGPLLLWRYLQRLRWLPFARRALLMCQDFLVPFYQKCGFEALGPCQVRVGELAFVEMQHRVRGHALLRRNSGC; this is encoded by the exons ATGCTGGCTCTCAGCTCGGTGCCTTTCCTGAAGCCCATCTCCCTGAAGCCGCCCCGCAGCTCGCCCGGGGGCCAGCGCCGCCACACGCTGCCCGCCAGCGAGTTCCGCTGCCTCAGCCCCGAGGACGCCGTCAGCGTGTTCGAGATCGAGAGGGAAG CCTTTATCTCCGTGTCCGGGGCCTGTCCCCTGCGCCTGGATGAGATCCGCCACTTCCTCAGCCTGTGCCCGGAGCTGTCCCTCGGCTGGTTTGAGGAGGGACGGCTTGTGGCCTTCATCATCGGCTCGCTCTGGGACCAGGAGAGGCTCAGCCAG GCGGCGCTGACCCTGCACAGGCCCCGGGGCACGGCCGTGCACATCCACGTGCTGGCGGTGCACCGCGGCGCccggcagcagggcaagggccCGCTGCTGCTGTGGCGGTACCTGCAGCGCCTGCGCTGGCTGCCCTTCGCCCGCCGCGCCCTGCTCATGTGCCAGGACTTCCTCGTGCCCTTCTACCAGAAGTGTGGCTTCGAGGCGCTGGGGCCCTGCCAGGTGCGGGTGGGGGAGCTGGCCTTCGTGGAGATGCAGCACCGCGTGCGCGGCCATGCCCTCCTGCGCAGGAACAGCGGCTGCTGA